The nucleotide window GCAGTCTAGCCCTCCGGCCCAGGCGCCGAGTGTCCAGACGGCCCGGACGCTCCAGACCAGAGGTCAGGTACAGTTTTGACGTGACCCAGACCCCTGATCCGGTGCTCCAACGCACCCCGCTGCACGCCGCTCACCTGCGGGCCGGGGCCAGGATGGTGCCCTTCGGCGGCTGGGACATGCCGGTGCAGTACGCGGGCCTCAAGGCCGAACACGACGCCGTGCGCACGGGTGCGGGCGTGTTCGACGTGTCGCACATGGGCGAGTTCCGCGTGACGGGTCCCGGCGCGCTGGCCTTCTTGCAGCACGTGACCACCAACGACGTGAGCAAACTGCGCCCCGGCCGCGCCGGTTACAACTGGCTGCCCGGCGTGACGGGCGGTCTGGTGGACGACATCTACATCTACATGGCGGCCCCCGAGAACTACCTGATGGTGGTCAACGCGGGCAACATCGCCAAGGACTGGGCGCACCTTCAGGCCCAGACCGGCGGGTACGACGTGACCCTGGCCGACGAGTCGGGCACGACCGCCCTGCTCGCCGTGCAGGGACCAAAAGCCGCCGAGATGCTCCAGCCCTTCACCGACACCGACCTGAACGCGAAAAAGAAGAACGCCTACTTCGCCGCCAAGTTGTTTGACTTTGAGGTGCAGCTGGCGCGCACCGGATACACGGGCGAGGACGGCTTCGAGATCTTCGTGGACGCCTCGGAGGCCGAGACGCTGTGGGACAAGCTGCTGGCGATCGGTGTCGTGCCGGCCGGGCTGGGCGCGCGCGACACCCTGCGGCTGGAAGCGGGCTTTCCCCTCTACGGCCACGAGTTCGGCGACGACATCCACCCGCTGAGCAGCCACTACGGCTGGGTCGTGAAGGACAAGGCGCACCTGGGGCGCGAACATCTGCAGGTGCCGGCTGCCCACAAGCTCATCGGCCTGCGCCTGGAGCGCGTGCCCGTGCGTGAGGGCTATCCCGTGAAGGTGGACGGACAGGTCGTGGGCCGCGTGACCTCAGGCACGACCAGCCCGACGCTGGGCCACCCCATCGCCCTGGCCCTGGTGGACGCGGGCGCCGCGAACGCCGAGACCTACGCGGTCGAGGTGCGCGGCAAGGACCACCCGGCCACGCGCATGGACGTGCCGTTCTATGTCGGTGGGAAGTAGGAAGTAGACCCCCGGCCCTGGCGCCAGCCCAGGCTGTTGCCCCACTCATCACCCACCACTGTCCTCTCAAGGAGAATAGACCCATGCCCAGCACCCCCGACACCCTGAAATACGCCGCCTCCCACGAATGGCTCGCCGCCGACGGCACCGTGGGCATCTCCGACTTCGCGCAGGACCAGCTTGGTGACGTGGTGTACGTCGAACTCCCCGAAGTGGGGCGCGTGGTCACGGCGGGCGAGACGGTCGCCGTGGTCGAGTCGGTCAAGACCGCCAGCGATATCTATGCCCCGGCCAGCGGCACGGTCACGGCCGTCAACGAGGACCTGTCGGGCAACCCCGAGAAGGTCAACGAGTCGCCCTACGAGGGCGGGTGGCTGTTCAAGCTCGACGTGACCGAAGAAAGCGCCGAGTTGCTGGATGCCGCCGCCTACGAGGCGCAGGCGAACTAAGTCCCGCCCATCCGGCCGTCAGCCCGCTGCCCCCGCCCCGCGTTCCGGCGGCGGAGCGCTGAAGGTTGACGGCCTTTTTCTGTTCAACCCTTCTTGTCCAAGGAGTACCCCATGACCCGTCCCCCCCTGTCCCGTACATTGGCTGAACTGCTGCAAACCGACGACTTTACCCGCCGCCACATCGGCCCCAGCGCCGCCGAGCAGGCCGAGATGCTGGAAGTGCTGGGCGCCACCAGCCTCGACGAGCTGACCGAGACCACACTGCCCGCCGCCATTCAATTTGACGGCGATCTGGTGGTGGGCGGCCCCGTGACCGAGGCGCAGGCCCTGGCGGACCTCAGGGCCGTCGCGCAGAAGAACAAGGTGTTCCGCAGCTACATCGGCATGGGGTACTGGGGCACGCACACACCGCCCGTGGTGCTGCGCAACATGCTCGAAAACCCCGGCTGGTACACCGCCTACACGCCGTACCAGGCCGAGATCTCGCAGGGCCGCCTGGAAATGCTCCTGAACTTCCAGCAGATGGTGATGGACCTGACCGGGATGCCCGTGAGCAATGCCTCGCTGCTCGACGAGGCGACCGCCGCCGCCGAGGCGATGACGCTCGCCAGGCGGCAGGTCAAGGCGAAGGGCAACGCGTTTTTCGTGGCCGACGACGTGCACCCCCAGACACTGGACGTGATCCGCACCCGCGCCGAGTACTTCGGGTACGACGTGGTCGTGGGCGACCCGGCGGGCGAACTGCCTGGGGGCGTGTTCGGCGTGCTGGCGCAGTACCCCGGCACGTATGGCCAGCTGCGCGACCTCTCGCCCATCGCCGAGCGGGTGCATGCGGCGGGCGCGGCCCTGATCGTGGCGACCGACCTGCTGGCCTGCGCGCTGCTGACCCCTCCGGGCGAGCAGGGGGCCGACATCGTGGTGGGCAGCGCCCAGCGGTTCGGCGTGCCGATGGGCTTCGGGGGGCCACACGCGGCGTTCCTGGCCTGCCGCAGCGAGTACCAGCGCTCTATGCCCGGCCGCGTGATCGGCGTGAGCAAGGACGCGCGTGGCAAGACCGCCCTGCGCATGGCGATGCAGACCCGCGAGCAGCACATCCGCCGCGAGAAGGCGACCTCCAACATCTGCACGGCGCAGGCCCTACTGGCGAACATGGCCGCCGCGTATGCAGTGTGGCACGGCGCCCAGGGCATCCGGACGATTGCTGCGCGGGTGCATCTGCTGACCGGGATGCTGGCAAAGGGCTTGCAGGACGGAGGCTACCCCCTCAACGAAACGTTCTTCGATACGGTGACCTTCGACGGCGACACGCAGTTCATCCGTGAGCGGGCAGAAGCGAAGGGCATGAACTTCCGCTACGAGGGAGAGGCTTATATCCCCACCCGCATCTCCATCAGCCTGGACGAGACGACCACACCCGCTGACCTCGCCGACATCCTGGAGGTCGTCACTGGGCAGTCCGCCGACCTGGCCGCGCTGGAAGCAGGGGCGGTGGACGGCATTCCTGCGGGCCTCAAGCGCCGGAGCGAGTACCTCACGCACCCGGTCTTCTCGGCGCACCACAGCGAGCACGGGATGCTGCGTTACCTCAAGGCGCTGGAAAACAAGGACTACAGCCTCGTGCACGGCATGATCCCGCTGGGAAGCTGCACTATGAAGCTCAACGCCACCACCGAGATGATTCCGGTGACGTGGCCCGAGTTCGGTGGTTTGCATCCCTTTGCGCCCGCCGAGCAGACCGAGGGCTACGCCGAGATGCTGACCGAACTCGAAGCGTGGCTGGCCGACATCACCGGGTACGACGCCGTGTCCATGCAGCCCAACAGCGGCGCGCAGGGCGAGTACGCGGGCCTGCTGGTGATCCGCAAGTACCACGAGAGCCGGGGCGAGTCTCACCGCACCATCTGCCTGATTCCCGCGAGCGCGCACGGCACCAACCCCGCCAGCGCCGCCATGATGGGCATGCAGGTCGTGGTGGTCAAGACCGACGACCAGGGCAACATCGACATGACCGACCTGAAGGCGCAGGCCGAGAAGCACAGCGCCAATCTGGGCGCCCTGATGATCACCTATCCCAGCACGCACGGCGTGTACGAGGAGAACGTGACCGAGGTGTGCGAACTGATCCACGCGCACGGCGGGCAGGTGTACCTCGACGGCGCGAACATGAACGCGCAGGTGGGCCTGAGCAAGCCGGGATTAATCGGCTCCGACGTGTCGCACCTGAACCTGCACAAGACCTTTGCCATTCCGCACGGCGGCGGCGGACCGGGCATGGGGCCGATTGGCGTGAAGGCGCACCTCGCGCCCTTCCTGCCCAACCACGCTGTGCGCCCGATCAGCGAGAGCCGCACAGGAGCCGTAAGCGCCGCGCCGTACGGCAGCGCGAGCATCCTGCCGATCAGCTACCTGTATATCCGGCTGCTGGGCGCGCGGGGCCTGCGCCAGAGCACCCAGGTCGCGCTGCTGAACGCCAACTACGTCGCCGCGCGGCTGGGCGGAGCCTTCCCGGTCCTATATACCGGCCTGAACGGGCGCGTGGCCCACGAGTGCATCCTGGACATCCGCCCGCTGAAGGCCGCGACCGGCATCAGCGAGGAGGACATCGCCAAGCGACTGATGGACTACGGGTTCCACGCCCCCACCATGAGCTTCCCGGTGCCCGGCACGTTGATGGTCGAGCCGACCGAGAGCGAGCCGAAGGCCGAGCTGGACCGCTTTGTGGACGCCATGCTGAACATTCGCCGCGAGATTCAGGAAGTGCAGGACGGGCTGATGAAGGCCGAGGACAGCCCGCTGAAGCACGCGCCGCATACACAGGACGACCTGATGGTCGACGAGTGGACACGGGCGTACAGCCGCGAAGTGGCCGCGTACCCGGCCAAGGCCCAGAAGGCCTGGAAGTACTGGCCCAGCGTCAACCGCGTGGACAACGTGTACGGGGACAGGAACTTCGTGTGCTCGTGCCCCCCGATGGAGGATTGGGTCGGGGCGTAAAATCAAGCCTCAACCCCGCCTTTCGCCAATTCTTACGCCCTAGCCACGGCGGCGGCCGACAATGCCCTATGACCCAGGACAACGACGGCCGCGCGACCTACAACCCGCCGGTGGACACCGACCCCGCCGAGTCGCCCACCGGCACTACCCCGGACGCCGACCTGCCCAACATGTCGCGTCCCGAGTTGCAGGAGCGGCCCCTTTCGGGCGATCCGCTGAACCCCACCACCGACACGCCGCGCACTGGGGGCATGGGCGGAATGCCCGGCACCATGAACCCGGTCCCGGCGGTGGGGGCCGACACCGACGGCGCGGGCTCCGCGCCGACCTCCGAACTCGAAGACCTGTAAGAGCCTCAGCGGGGGCCGGGGCTGGCTATGGTTTCCTTCAACCGCTGGCCCGAGCGTCCGTATTGCGTGATGGCTGTGGTCCTACCCGCCGTCTCGGCCGAGCGCACGACGAATACGGGCATCTCTCGTGTACCTACCTTCACAGTGCCGATCCCTGGGGGCAGGCTGCGGCGCAGCTCAATTAAGAAGGGTTGTATGGCCTGCCCCCGGTAATACCGGACGTATTGTGCTTGCTCCGCGGGTGCCAGCCGGGCATACGCCGCAGGGGTGAGCGATAGGGCGAGAGTCGGGCGACCGTCCGCCAAGGCCATAGAGGCAAGGAGCGCAAGACCCAGGGTCAGCCGACATCTGAGGGACATGCCCCCAGCAGAGCACGAAAAGGCCCCGGACCATTCACCAGTCCGCGGCCTTCTCCAGCGTCGCCTCAGCGTCTGCTGCTGTGGTCGCCTTCGGCGAATTCCTCGACGAGCTTCTTGTTGAAGGCAGGGATGTCGTTAGGGTTGCGGCTCGTGACCACGCCCCGGTCGGTCACGACTTCCTCATCCACCCACTGCGCGCCGGCCAACTTGAGCTCGTGCTGGAGGCTGGGCCAACTCGTCATCTTCAGGCCTTTGGCGATGCCCGTCTCGCTCAGGCTCCAGGGGCCGTGGCAGATCGCGCCGATGGGCAGGCCCAGGTCGTAGGCGTCCCGCACGAACTTCATGGCGGCGTCGCTCAGGCGCAGCTTGTCGGGGTTGACCGTACCACCGGGCAGCACCAGCCCGTCGTAATCGGCCGCGCTCACCTCGTCTACCGTCTTGTCCACGTCGTACTTGGCCTGCGGCTCGATATCGCCTTTCATGCTCTGAATCTGGCCGACCTTGAGGCTGATGAGGTGCGTGGTCGCGCCCGCTTCCTCAAGGGCCTGCCGCGGCTTTGTCAGCTCGACTTCCTCTACGCCGTCGGCCGCCAGAATGGCGATCTTCTTGCCTTCCAAACTCTGCTTGGTCATGTGGGAAGGATGGCGTCTACACGCCTCAGCCCCATGACGGCCGGCTGAACCGGCGTTTAGGCCCTGTTGAGGCGCACTTTAGGCACCCCGGACTGGGCCACGTTTGCCGCACGAAAAAGACTCCCCGCGTGGGGAGCCTGAAGGGGCATCATCCGCCTTACTCGCCCGGCGTGATGACCTCGACCGCGTTCAGCACTTCCAGCACGCGGTAGGTGTGCTGCGCGCCCTTCGGCACGCGGTAACTGTCGCCAGCCTCCAGCGTGAGGGTCTGGCCGTCCACCGTCAGCTCGACCTTGCCCTGGATGACGTAGCCCAGCGTCTCGTAGGCGTTGGCATGGGGCGTCTTGTCGGCAGTGTCCTGCGGCTGCTCGTTGTGCCACAGCCGCATGCTGCTGCTCTCGCCCTTGATCAGGTGGTGCTCGCCGTCTTTACCATGCGTGGTGCTGCCCTGACTGACCTTGTAGTCACTGTGCTGTGTCATGGCCCCAGCGTCGCAGCCGGGCCGCGCGCCGGGGTGAGGCGGGCCTTCAGGGCACTTGGGCAAGTGGGCTCACCGGCACCGCTTCCTTCGGTAATCGCCGGAAGGGCACCACAGGACCACCGTCTCTGCGGGCCTAGCCCGCCCGGCTGTAGCCGGAGCTCCCGTCAGTCCGGCCGTGGCCGGGCCCACCACGCCAGCCAGGCTGCCCATAGGTTCAGCGCGGCCCCCAACAGGTGCCAGAGCCACGCTGCCCCCGAGACGGCCCAGGCCAGCGCCGCCAGGGCCCCCAGCAGGTTCAGCCCCAGGCCAATGGATAGGGTCAGGCGCTCGTGCGGCGTGTAGTACATGGGCGTGCGCGGGTGCGGATCGCTCATGGCGTCGCGGGCCTCGGC belongs to Deinococcus sp. Leaf326 and includes:
- the gcvT gene encoding glycine cleavage system aminomethyltransferase GcvT, with protein sequence MTQTPDPVLQRTPLHAAHLRAGARMVPFGGWDMPVQYAGLKAEHDAVRTGAGVFDVSHMGEFRVTGPGALAFLQHVTTNDVSKLRPGRAGYNWLPGVTGGLVDDIYIYMAAPENYLMVVNAGNIAKDWAHLQAQTGGYDVTLADESGTTALLAVQGPKAAEMLQPFTDTDLNAKKKNAYFAAKLFDFEVQLARTGYTGEDGFEIFVDASEAETLWDKLLAIGVVPAGLGARDTLRLEAGFPLYGHEFGDDIHPLSSHYGWVVKDKAHLGREHLQVPAAHKLIGLRLERVPVREGYPVKVDGQVVGRVTSGTTSPTLGHPIALALVDAGAANAETYAVEVRGKDHPATRMDVPFYVGGK
- the gcvH gene encoding glycine cleavage system protein GcvH produces the protein MPSTPDTLKYAASHEWLAADGTVGISDFAQDQLGDVVYVELPEVGRVVTAGETVAVVESVKTASDIYAPASGTVTAVNEDLSGNPEKVNESPYEGGWLFKLDVTEESAELLDAAAYEAQAN
- the gcvP gene encoding aminomethyl-transferring glycine dehydrogenase, translating into MTRPPLSRTLAELLQTDDFTRRHIGPSAAEQAEMLEVLGATSLDELTETTLPAAIQFDGDLVVGGPVTEAQALADLRAVAQKNKVFRSYIGMGYWGTHTPPVVLRNMLENPGWYTAYTPYQAEISQGRLEMLLNFQQMVMDLTGMPVSNASLLDEATAAAEAMTLARRQVKAKGNAFFVADDVHPQTLDVIRTRAEYFGYDVVVGDPAGELPGGVFGVLAQYPGTYGQLRDLSPIAERVHAAGAALIVATDLLACALLTPPGEQGADIVVGSAQRFGVPMGFGGPHAAFLACRSEYQRSMPGRVIGVSKDARGKTALRMAMQTREQHIRREKATSNICTAQALLANMAAAYAVWHGAQGIRTIAARVHLLTGMLAKGLQDGGYPLNETFFDTVTFDGDTQFIRERAEAKGMNFRYEGEAYIPTRISISLDETTTPADLADILEVVTGQSADLAALEAGAVDGIPAGLKRRSEYLTHPVFSAHHSEHGMLRYLKALENKDYSLVHGMIPLGSCTMKLNATTEMIPVTWPEFGGLHPFAPAEQTEGYAEMLTELEAWLADITGYDAVSMQPNSGAQGEYAGLLVIRKYHESRGESHRTICLIPASAHGTNPASAAMMGMQVVVVKTDDQGNIDMTDLKAQAEKHSANLGALMITYPSTHGVYEENVTEVCELIHAHGGQVYLDGANMNAQVGLSKPGLIGSDVSHLNLHKTFAIPHGGGGPGMGPIGVKAHLAPFLPNHAVRPISESRTGAVSAAPYGSASILPISYLYIRLLGARGLRQSTQVALLNANYVAARLGGAFPVLYTGLNGRVAHECILDIRPLKAATGISEEDIAKRLMDYGFHAPTMSFPVPGTLMVEPTESEPKAELDRFVDAMLNIRREIQEVQDGLMKAEDSPLKHAPHTQDDLMVDEWTRAYSREVAAYPAKAQKAWKYWPSVNRVDNVYGDRNFVCSCPPMEDWVGA
- a CDS encoding type 1 glutamine amidotransferase domain-containing protein yields the protein MTKQSLEGKKIAILAADGVEEVELTKPRQALEEAGATTHLISLKVGQIQSMKGDIEPQAKYDVDKTVDEVSAADYDGLVLPGGTVNPDKLRLSDAAMKFVRDAYDLGLPIGAICHGPWSLSETGIAKGLKMTSWPSLQHELKLAGAQWVDEEVVTDRGVVTSRNPNDIPAFNKKLVEEFAEGDHSSRR
- a CDS encoding cupin domain-containing protein translates to MTQHSDYKVSQGSTTHGKDGEHHLIKGESSSMRLWHNEQPQDTADKTPHANAYETLGYVIQGKVELTVDGQTLTLEAGDSYRVPKGAQHTYRVLEVLNAVEVITPGE